AGGCGAGAGTGACGGTATAGATGCTACCATGATGCTTATAAGAGATCTCGCTGCAGGCAAAATCAACGCTCCAGAAAATCTAATTTTCAGCACTATTGCGATTTACAATGTAGGTGGATCTTTAAATCGCAACTCCACAAGCAGAACGAATCAGAATGGACCTGAATCTTATGGATTTAGAGGCAATGCCAGAAATTTTGACCTCAACCGTGATTTCATCAAAGCAGATACCCGCAACGCATTTGCTTTTTACGAGGTGTTTCATAAAACGTATCCGGACCTTTTTATTGATAATCATGTGAGCAACGGCGCAGACTATCAATATGTGCTTACGCATTTGTTCTCGCAGCATTCAAAAATGCCTAATCCTGCGGGTAAATACATAAAAAACAAATTACAGCCTCAACTTGAGGAGCGACTCAAAAAGAGAGACTGGGACATAACGCCATACGTCAATGTCTTTGGCCGTACTCCTGATTCTGGTTTTTCACAATTTATGGATCATCCCAGATACTCGACGGGCTATACCTCGCTGTGGAACACCTTAGGCTTGATGGTTGAAACCCACATGCTCAAGCCATATAAAGACCGGGTTGAAGGTACGCGGGTTTTAATGGAGGAGATGATTGCTCTGGGAACACAAAACATGGAGCAGATCAAGAAGGTGCGTATTGCTTCTTTGAACAAAGACAAACAGCTGAAGAGATACCCTTTCAATTATGTGTTAGATACCACAAAAGTTGACTCGCTAGACTTTAAAGGTTTTGAGGGAATCATTTCTAAAAACGATGTCACTGGCAACGATCTTCTCACCTACGATCGTACCCAACCTTTCACTAAAAAAGTTCCTTATTTCAATTATTTCAAGGCTTCAGACTCGATTAAAATCCCAGATTATTATATCGTTCCTGCAGGTCAGTGGGAAGTTATCGATCGCTTGCGGGCAAATAAAGTTCAAATGGAGGTTGTAGGAAAAGACAGTACACTTAAGGTTAACTCTTATAAAATCAAATCTTACCAAACATCGCGCAACGCTTATGAAGGTCATTACCCTCAAAACAGCGTTGAAGTTAAAGAGATGGTTGAGAGGTTACGCTTTCGCGAAAGCGATATCCTAATCACAACGCGACAACCTGCCATCAGGTACATTGTAGAAACTCTGGAACCACAAATGGCAGACTCGTTTTTCAAATGGAATTTCTTTGATACGATCCTTCAGCAAAAAGAGGGATTTTCGACTTATGTATTTGAGCAAACGGCAAAAGAGTTATTGAAGCAAAGTGAGAGCCTGAAAATTGAGTTTGACAGCCTCAAAAAAGCAGATAAAGAGTTTGCCAGAAGCAGTTACAGACAGCTGGAATGGCTGCACAAACGCTCTCCCAACTACGAGAAAGCACACTTAAGCTATCCGATTTACAGATATTTCAAAAACTAGTCTGGAAATAATTGCCTGATGTTAGCGTAGCTTTTTTCCAAAGCTAGGGACATCATGTCTTTACTTAACCAGACTGCTTTGTCGATTCCC
This genomic interval from Nonlabens spongiae contains the following:
- a CDS encoding M14 family metallopeptidase, with protein sequence MTRYLLLLFALTLFSCGKEESSDVFIPAGGDEGKEFITPFEKGNGNQTATYEETISFYQRLADNFSTVKIEEIGITDSGKPLHLITYSKNAVDWEQPYEDRIKILVNNGIHPGESDGIDATMMLIRDLAAGKINAPENLIFSTIAIYNVGGSLNRNSTSRTNQNGPESYGFRGNARNFDLNRDFIKADTRNAFAFYEVFHKTYPDLFIDNHVSNGADYQYVLTHLFSQHSKMPNPAGKYIKNKLQPQLEERLKKRDWDITPYVNVFGRTPDSGFSQFMDHPRYSTGYTSLWNTLGLMVETHMLKPYKDRVEGTRVLMEEMIALGTQNMEQIKKVRIASLNKDKQLKRYPFNYVLDTTKVDSLDFKGFEGIISKNDVTGNDLLTYDRTQPFTKKVPYFNYFKASDSIKIPDYYIVPAGQWEVIDRLRANKVQMEVVGKDSTLKVNSYKIKSYQTSRNAYEGHYPQNSVEVKEMVERLRFRESDILITTRQPAIRYIVETLEPQMADSFFKWNFFDTILQQKEGFSTYVFEQTAKELLKQSESLKIEFDSLKKADKEFARSSYRQLEWLHKRSPNYEKAHLSYPIYRYFKN